GGAGGAGGAAGGGCTTTGGGCAATTCCCTGAATGTTAATTGCTGCATCGCTATGGGGGACATAAACGAACACTCCTGCTTCCTTAGAGCCACTTTCTCGAACCACTTCTTCAATCAGGGGGGTTACGTCTATGGTTTCCTCTCTTTGTCGGGTGGTAAGCACTATGTTTTTAAACAAGTCGACTTCCCTCCCTTTTTGGTTTTTTGGTGCTATATAAATTAGCCTTTTACTGCACCGAACGTCAAGCCCCGTATCAGGTAGCGTTGCATGAGAAGGGAGAAAACGATTACTGGAATCATGGTGATGAGCCCGGCTGCAGCGAGAGGCCCCCAGGCAATACGCCACCCGGTTATAAAGCGTCCCAGATAGATGGGAAGGGTTTGGGCGTCCTTGCTGGTGGTGAGGACCAGGGCCATCAGAAATTCTCCCCAGCTCTGGATAAAAGACAGAGTGGCTACCGCAGCTAAACCTGGAGCAGCGAGAGGCAGGCTTACTCGGGTAAAACTTTGCCATATGCCTGCTCCGTCCACATAGGCTGCTTCATCAAGTTCTCGGGGAATTTCGTTGAAAAAGGTTATCAACACCCAGGTACTGAAAGGAGTGGTGAATACCAGATGAGATAGAATGAGTGCCCACCAGGTGTTCACAAGATGCAGTTTGCTGAAAATAACGTAAAGGGGCAACGCTGCAGCGATTGGTGGTAACATCCTGATGGAGATAATCCAGGACACAAAACCCATTCCACCTATTTTGAAGCGAGATATGGCGTAGGCGGCAAGTGCAGCCACTACGGTTGAGATGAGAGCCACAAAAAGCGCTACTATGGTGCTGTTTCTGAGATAAGGGGTGATGGTGGAGATGGCTGTGGTAACACTCCCAAAAAATCCTCCTTCAAGACCCAGGAAATTTCCCACCGTCCAGTAGCGAGGGAAAAAGGAAGGAGGCCAGGTAAACCAGTCTTCGCTCCTTTTGAAAGCTGTGGTTGCCAGCCAGTATACGGGGAAGAGAAAGAAGAAAAGGGTTATGATTACCAACACTGCTCTTGCAATTTTCCAGAGCCACCTCATTGTCTTTCCTCCTTCAGAGTCCCAGCACTTCTCTGAGTCGCAGGAAGCGAATCAGGAGGTTGGTCAAAAGCGATACTACAATCAAAAGGATTACGCTCAGGGCTGAGGCATAGCCAATGTCCCATCCGAATGATATGCCTACTTTATAAATATAAAAACTGTAGGAATGAGTCGCTGAACCCGGTCCTCCAAAGGTCACCATGTAGACCAAGTCGAATATTTTCAGAATATCGATTAGGCGAATAATCAGCACTACCCAGATGAGGGGCTTGAGGAGCGGGAGTTCAATGTAGCGAAGTGCACTCCATCCGCTGGCTCCATCCACAAGGCTTGCTTCCACCACATCCCGAGGTATGGATTGTAAGCCTGCGTAAATCACCAGGAACACAAAAGGTGTCCACTGCCAAACGTCGATAAGGATTATGCCCAACTGTGCAAAAAATTGAGTGCCCAACCAGGAAACTCTGTCAACACCCAAAAGCGACAGGAAGTAATTGATAGGTCCAAATTCAAAGTTAAACAACATTTTCCAGGCTATTCCTGCTACAACTGGAGGTACCATCATGGGAATCAGGAGAGTACTTCTGAATGTTCTTTCTCCAAAAAAGTCACGAAGGAGGAAAGCAATACCAATTCCAAGCACTATTTCCAGAGGGCAGGCAACTGCCAGGAGCAAGATGGTAAACTTAACACTGGAGCGAGCAGTGCGGTCCTGGAATATTTCTTTATAATTTTCGAGGCCAATAAATTCTGGTTTTTCCCAGGAAGCAAGGGTGTATCTGTGAAAAGACATGTATATCATGTAGGCAAAAGGGTAAACAGTCAGTCCTATGAAAAGTAAAAGCAACGGAAGAACCATGAAAAAGCCAATTCTTTTTCTTCTGTGCAGAGCAGAAAGCATGACTCTCCTCCTCCAGGTGGGGGCATGCATGCCCCCACCTGTTCGCTTTTCATTTGCTCAGGGTTTTTATCCAGTCTTCGGCTACCATATTCAGAGTGTCAATTGAAGCAGGTTGCTGACCAAGCAGAATTTCTGAGAGGGTGCCAACCAGGATGTCTTCGAGCCTTGGCTCTTCAGGAATGCGTGGACGGTGAGATGCGCCTTCCAGAGACTGGATGTAGGCGTCTTTGAGCCAGGGCGAATCGGCTAATACTTCAGGGTCGTAGACAACCGATTTTCGGGTGGGACCTATGCGGTATTTTAGCCACTGAATTTTGTCGCCTTCCTTGCTGGTTGCGTACTGGATGAACTGGAAAGCTTCTTTTTTGTTGTCAGATGCTTCATTGATACCGATACCCCAGCCACCGCTTACTGGAGCACCTCCAGGCATAACTGCAACGCCAACTTTTTCTTCAAATGGCTGCAGCTCAGGCGATTCTTTCCAGCTGGCTAAACAGGCGGTCCACTGGGGAACCATGGCTACCCTACCCTTAGCAAACGCTTCCAGAGTTTCGCCGTAGTCAGAGCCCAAGGGGTCGGGAGCGTACTGCATGAGTTCAATCATATCTTGCAGGGCTTTTACTCCCTCTTCGGAGTTGAAAGCTGGCTTGTGGTCTGCAGTGAAATAATCACCCCAGTCGAGATCCACTTCTCCAAATTTGGCTATACCCTCTTCGCTACGGCGATAGGGACCAAAGAAATTCAAGTACATGTAGAAAAGAGTGTGGGTACGGGGGAACATTAAGGCAATACCGTATTCAGTGGGAGAGTCGGGATTAAACTTTTTGGTAAAGAACTTGGCGATGTCTTTTGCTTCTTCCCAGGTCTGGGGCACGCGAAGCTCTTTTCCGTATTCAGCCTGGAATTTGGCTTTAAGTGTCTCATTTTCGAAAAGGTCTTTGCGATAGAAGAAGAACATGGTTGCTCCATAGAAAGGATAACCAATGCGCTTGTCCTGCCAGTAACCATAGACGTATCTTGCTGTGGGAATAAAATCGTCGTCATCGAAGTTGGGATCCACCAGGTCTGGATTGGCTTGGGCAAAAGCTTCCAGGTCCACAAATCCAGGGGCGATGGCTCCAGCAGTCATTAAGTCCCAAGTGGTTACGTCAAAAGCACCGGTTTTGCTGGTTATGTCTTGCAGGATACGTGGGTACAGGACTTCCCAGGAAAGAGGAGTTATTTCAATTCTGACTTCTGGATGCTGGGCCATAAAGTTCTGGGCAAGTTCATACAAAGCATCGGCATTGTCGGGTGAAGACCACACGGTGAGTTCTCCAGCGAATGCCGAACCTGCAACCAGAGTCATCAAGGCAATCAGGGCTAAAACCAACCATTTCTTGCTCATTTCAAGACCCTCCTTTTGAATTGAGGATAGTAAAAATCCAGATTACTACACATTACCACCACAGGTTCCAAATAATGATGGGTTGGTGGTTTCCGTTTCTCGGTTAGGAACTGAAAAAGAATGTTTACTGCTTCCCATCCCTGACGGTAAGGATTTTGAAAAAGCGTTGCCTGTATCACCCCCTTTTTGAGATAATCAACCATTTCCTCAAAAAGATCTGTGGTGATCAGCTTGATATCGTGGTTCGTGTGTTGCTCAGCAAGTACCTTACAGACAGCTACCGAGTTTGCTGTGGCGACATAGATTCCTGCAAGATCGGGGTATTTCCGTAATAATTCCTCCGTGTTTTGAGCAGCCAGTTCTTCCCTTTCATGGTTCTCTACTACCGCTACCACTTCTCCATCTGGGTGCATAGCGAGAAAAGCATTGGTGAAACCGTCCACTTTCTGACGGTGGTCCTCTATTTCCAGAGAACCAACCATAATGGCCACCCGGGGTCCGGTAACGATTTTAGCTAACAGCTCGCCAGCTAATTCACCGTTTTGATAAGGGTTGACACAAACCGATGTTAATCTCTTACTCTCTGGGGCATCTGTGGACACAGTAACCACGGGTATGTTCTTTTCGACAAACTGATTAATCAGGGGGTTCAGTTTGCTGCGATGACCGGGTGTAAGCACCAGAGCATCAATATCTTCTTGGAGAAGTTTTTGCAAAACATTTTCTTCTCCCTGCCCCAGGCTTTCAACACTGTAAACCAGGGGGTATACTTTGAAATCCTGTAGGGCTTCTATGGCCTCTTTGAAGCCCTGCCGTACGTCATCGTAGAAATAGTGAAGTTTTTGTGGAAAGACAGCTGCAAAAACCAAAGGTTTCTTTCTGGTAAGAATGCTGGCTACTCGGTTTTTGCGATAACCAATTTTTTCGGCAATAGTCAAAATCCTTTGCCGAGTTTGAGGGTCTATCCCACGCCGGTTGTGAAGCGCCCGGTCCACAGTACCAATGGAAACCCCGGCTAAAGAGGCAATGTCTTTTATGGTTGGTCTTCGCTTGTGGTCGTTCATCACGTTAACGTTAACGAGAATTTTTAATAATTATACCACACTTTCTAAAAGTGCTATTTTCGAGGGCGAATATCGTTGATGATCAATTTAGCTTTCTGTGCAAGTGGTTGCGGAACCAATATCTCTAAGGGACCCGTATCTCCAAAGTAGGCTTCTCCTCCGTAAGGCTCGGTGGAGGGGCGGAGAATTACCCGTATTCCCTCTGCTTCAAGATACCCTTTTATGAGTTCTGCTTCTACCCGGTTCGCAGCAAGCATTACTTTCTGGTATTGCATGGGCACTCCCTATTAAAGAATTTTTTCCATATTAGCGCAAATTCAGCTTTCCAGCAATTGCACGTTGGAAAGCTTTGATATCTGGAGCTTCACGGATTCCAGGTGCTTTTGCTCTGGCAAAGGGAGCTTTTCGAGTGCGTACACTTTGCCTATGCGGGCGTACTTGTTTATTCCTAAGCGATGATAGGCAAGTACTTCAATTTTACATTTGGGGATGGAAGCGAGAAACTCGGTAAGCATTGCTATGTCTTCCTGAGAATCATTTATGCCCGGTATTAGCGGGTAACGGAATAAACATTTTGAGGGGTACCGGCTGGCCAACTGCAAGGCGTTTTGCAAAATGCTTTTATTGTTAACACCCGTGTATTTGAGATGTTTTTGGGCATCAATTACTTTTAGGTCATAGAGCACAAGGTCTACCATGTCAGCTATTTCCAGGAGACGTTGCAGGTCTTCCGGTGTACCCCTGATATAGCCTGAAGTGTCAATTGCGATATGATATCCCAGCTTTTTTAGACGAAGAGTTAAAGAGCGGACAAATTCAAACTGATAGAGGGGTTCTCCTCCTGAGATGGTTACTCCTCCACCGGATTGGCTATAAAAAGCTTCGTCTTTAGACACTTCGGCAATTACTTCTTCAACGCTCATTTCCTTTCCAATAATGAAGAGCGCAGAAACCGGACATAATTCTATACACTTGCCACAGAGAGTACACTTTTGACGATTGACCCGGTGGGGATTTTGGAGATTGCAGGCATGGTAAGGGCATACTTTCTCACAGGTGCCACATTCCAGACATTGCTCAGGCCAGAAACCTATTTCTGGTTCGGGTTTCTGGGATTCTGGGTTGTGGCACCAGAGACAGCGCAGAGGACACCCTTTTAAGAACACAGTAGTTCTTATCCCTGGCCCATCGTGTATAGAAAAATGCTGTATGTCAAAGACGATTCCTTTCATAAGTCTTTCGTGTTTCTCCTTGTTTTAAAATCAAGGGTACTGGTTATCTTTTAGCTAACCACTTTAAGCTCTGATACCAGAATTGAGCATAGTACTGCCAGTTTACGAAAGCAGTACCCCAGTGAGGTGCCATGTCGGAGGAAAAGGCCATACTCCTTCCCTTTTCGTACTCCCAGACAGCGATAAAGACATCTTCGCCGAATTTGGCAATGGTTTCGGCTCCAACTTTTGCTTTCAGCTTGTTATATCCAAGAAAGAGAGGCCACTCTCGAAGGGGAATCCCTTTTAATGCTGGATGTTCAGGAAGGAGTATCTCGGGTTTAACGCCCTCGGTCGTTTCCACTCTATCATCGGTTGTTTGAATATGAACTGGCAATGCTTCTTCAACTGGGCTTCCATGGTAGTTTGCCATAGCTCTGAAACCCTGGAAAGACATCCAGCCGCCACACATGACCAGTGCTCCTCCCTTGGCAACAAAGTCGCGTATAAGGGTTAGTTTGTCTTTGCCCATCGGTACTCTGAAAACGTCTGGATAAAGGGTTAAAGTATTTCTTCCCACATCGCTCAGTATCAGGACATCGTATTTTTTGAGCTCTTCAAGAGTTTGGGGAAACATGGATAGAGCAAGGTGGTTAGGTAGATGATCTACTTCAAGGTCAGCATATTTTTGCAGGGCTTCTCTAAAGTAAATAGAAAAATCTTCATATCCTCCCAATGGGACAACATCGAAACCTTTTATGTGAAACTTCGATACTATCCAGGTTTCGCCTACCAGAAGCACTTTTAATGTTTCCTGATTTTTCAAAGGTAACAACCCCCTTTATCATCCTTTGCCATATCCAGCCATGAGGCCGGATATGAAGTACCTACCAAGGAAAATGAAGACCAACACAGGAATTATCGAGGTGATTACTGCACCGGCCATTTGAATGTGCCATTGGGCTATCTGAGTACCTTTAAGTTCAGCTAAAAAGGGCATCACCGGCTTGACCTGTGGTCCTCTGGTTAGGGCGATACCCAGCAAAAACTCGTTGTATATCTGGATGAAAACCAGAATGGTTGCCGAAATCAAACCGGGCAAGGATACCGGCAGCAAAAT
This portion of the Thermatribacter velox genome encodes:
- a CDS encoding glutamine amidotransferase; amino-acid sequence: MKNQETLKVLLVGETWIVSKFHIKGFDVVPLGGYEDFSIYFREALQKYADLEVDHLPNHLALSMFPQTLEELKKYDVLILSDVGRNTLTLYPDVFRVPMGKDKLTLIRDFVAKGGALVMCGGWMSFQGFRAMANYHGSPVEEALPVHIQTTDDRVETTEGVKPEILLPEHPALKGIPLREWPLFLGYNKLKAKVGAETIAKFGEDVFIAVWEYEKGRSMAFSSDMAPHWGTAFVNWQYYAQFWYQSLKWLAKR
- a CDS encoding DUF2007 domain-containing protein translates to MQYQKVMLAANRVEAELIKGYLEAEGIRVILRPSTEPYGGEAYFGDTGPLEILVPQPLAQKAKLIINDIRPRK
- a CDS encoding carbohydrate ABC transporter permease codes for the protein MRWLWKIARAVLVIITLFFFLFPVYWLATTAFKRSEDWFTWPPSFFPRYWTVGNFLGLEGGFFGSVTTAISTITPYLRNSTIVALFVALISTVVAALAAYAISRFKIGGMGFVSWIISIRMLPPIAAALPLYVIFSKLHLVNTWWALILSHLVFTTPFSTWVLITFFNEIPRELDEAAYVDGAGIWQSFTRVSLPLAAPGLAAVATLSFIQSWGEFLMALVLTTSKDAQTLPIYLGRFITGWRIAWGPLAAAGLITMIPVIVFSLLMQRYLIRGLTFGAVKG
- a CDS encoding LacI family DNA-binding transcriptional regulator, with protein sequence MNDHKRRPTIKDIASLAGVSIGTVDRALHNRRGIDPQTRQRILTIAEKIGYRKNRVASILTRKKPLVFAAVFPQKLHYFYDDVRQGFKEAIEALQDFKVYPLVYSVESLGQGEENVLQKLLQEDIDALVLTPGHRSKLNPLINQFVEKNIPVVTVSTDAPESKRLTSVCVNPYQNGELAGELLAKIVTGPRVAIMVGSLEIEDHRQKVDGFTNAFLAMHPDGEVVAVVENHEREELAAQNTEELLRKYPDLAGIYVATANSVAVCKVLAEQHTNHDIKLITTDLFEEMVDYLKKGVIQATLFQNPYRQGWEAVNILFQFLTEKRKPPTHHYLEPVVVMCSNLDFYYPQFKRRVLK
- a CDS encoding glycyl-radical enzyme activating protein yields the protein MKGIVFDIQHFSIHDGPGIRTTVFLKGCPLRCLWCHNPESQKPEPEIGFWPEQCLECGTCEKVCPYHACNLQNPHRVNRQKCTLCGKCIELCPVSALFIIGKEMSVEEVIAEVSKDEAFYSQSGGGVTISGGEPLYQFEFVRSLTLRLKKLGYHIAIDTSGYIRGTPEDLQRLLEIADMVDLVLYDLKVIDAQKHLKYTGVNNKSILQNALQLASRYPSKCLFRYPLIPGINDSQEDIAMLTEFLASIPKCKIEVLAYHRLGINKYARIGKVYALEKLPLPEQKHLESVKLQISKLSNVQLLES
- a CDS encoding carbohydrate ABC transporter permease, whose amino-acid sequence is MLSALHRRKRIGFFMVLPLLLLFIGLTVYPFAYMIYMSFHRYTLASWEKPEFIGLENYKEIFQDRTARSSVKFTILLLAVACPLEIVLGIGIAFLLRDFFGERTFRSTLLIPMMVPPVVAGIAWKMLFNFEFGPINYFLSLLGVDRVSWLGTQFFAQLGIILIDVWQWTPFVFLVIYAGLQSIPRDVVEASLVDGASGWSALRYIELPLLKPLIWVVLIIRLIDILKIFDLVYMVTFGGPGSATHSYSFYIYKVGISFGWDIGYASALSVILLIVVSLLTNLLIRFLRLREVLGL
- a CDS encoding sugar ABC transporter substrate-binding protein; its protein translation is MSKKWLVLALIALMTLVAGSAFAGELTVWSSPDNADALYELAQNFMAQHPEVRIEITPLSWEVLYPRILQDITSKTGAFDVTTWDLMTAGAIAPGFVDLEAFAQANPDLVDPNFDDDDFIPTARYVYGYWQDKRIGYPFYGATMFFFYRKDLFENETLKAKFQAEYGKELRVPQTWEEAKDIAKFFTKKFNPDSPTEYGIALMFPRTHTLFYMYLNFFGPYRRSEEGIAKFGEVDLDWGDYFTADHKPAFNSEEGVKALQDMIELMQYAPDPLGSDYGETLEAFAKGRVAMVPQWTACLASWKESPELQPFEEKVGVAVMPGGAPVSGGWGIGINEASDNKKEAFQFIQYATSKEGDKIQWLKYRIGPTRKSVVYDPEVLADSPWLKDAYIQSLEGASHRPRIPEEPRLEDILVGTLSEILLGQQPASIDTLNMVAEDWIKTLSK